In the Nocardia asteroides genome, GGCGAGCAGCCGCTGCTCGACCTGGCGTCGGGGTACGTCCAGCGCTCGATCGGCGACTTCCCGCGGCAGGGCGACCGGCACCCGTGGAAGGTGCGGCAGAACTACCTGCTCGACTCGGCCACCACGCTCCGCACCGACCTGGGCAAGACGCTGCGGCCGGTGCGGCCGCAGGTGCCCGTGCGGGTGTGAGGCTCAGTCCGGCATCCGCCGCAGCTCCAGCAGGGTGAGGCCGAGCGCGTCGATCCTGGCCAGCAGGCCGCGCAGCGCGGCGGCGTCGGTGACCGGGCCGTACAGGGTGGTCACCGCGCCGGGCGCCCGTTTCGAGGCGGTGAGCTCGGGGAAAGCGGCGAGCGCGCGCTCGGAGAGGTCGCCGTCGATGATGAACTGGTAGCGCAACGGGCCCACCACCGCTCCTTCCGCCGATTCCCGTGCCCCGAGCCTGCCCGGCCCGGCGCGCCGCCGCGTCACCCGGAGCGGGTGAGATCGTGGGCCGGTAGCCTCGGGTCCGCGCGGACCCGCGCACCTGCCATCGGAGGGAGCGGCTGTGGCCGAGGATTTCAACGCGAAGATCATCGCCGAGTTCCGGGCCAATGCGGGGAAGGTCGGCGGGCCCTTCGCCGGCGCCGAGCTGCTGCTGCTCACCACGACCGGGGCGAAGAGCGGCGCGCAGCGGGTGAGCCCGCTGGCCCAGGCCAGGGATGGGGAGCGCTTCGTGATCGCGGCCTCGAAGGCGGGCGCCGACACCAACCCGGACTGGTACCACAACATCAGGGCCAACCCCGAGGTCACCGTGGAGTTCGGCACCGAGACCTTCCGTGCCGTCGCCACCCCGATCGAGAGCGGCCCGGAGCGCGACCGGCTCTACGGCAAGCTGATCGAGCTCATGCCCGGCTTCGCCGAGTACGAGACCAAGACCGACCGGGTGATCCCGGTGGTCGTGCTCGAGCGCGTCTGATCTGTCGAACGACGAAGGCCCGCCCGGAATTCGGGCGGGCCTTCGTCGTCCGGCGGATCAGCTGTTCTCGCAGCCGATCCCGTTGCCGTCGCGGTCCAGGTCGTACTCGTCCGGGCCGATGACCTCGACCCGGCCGCTGTAGACCGGGCCGTTGCCGCTGCCCCCGGCGCAGTCCACGTCCGAGGTGATCGGGGTGCAGGGGCGGTAGGAGGCGTGGCAGCCGGACTGCGGCGCGGCCGATGCCGGGGCCGCGGCGGCGAGGAAGGCGGAGACGGCGGCGCCGGCGACGCCGAGCAGGAGTGCGTTTCGCATTGTGTCCCTTCGTGATTCGAGCCAGCGAAAGATAGCAGCACACACCGGGCGAACGCGACGTTTCGGTGCGGATTAGGGGCAGGAACGGACCAGGTCGCTGCCGCCCGCGGTCGCGGTGAGCGACTCCGCCTCGGTCACCAGCCACTGCCCGCAGACGCAGCGCCAGTACCGCACGGTGCCGTGCGCGGAGAGCAGGGTCGGGGTGGGCCAGGAGCATGCGGTGCAGGTGACGGTCATGGCACCAGCCTGATGTAATGGTTCTATGCATTTCAACCCTTACGGCGGCGCGGCGGCCGAGCTCGCCGCCCGGCTGGTGAACGCCGCCCCTGACACCGATCTCGCCGCGCTGCTCACCGCGGCCGGCTACCTCCCGGTCGGGCCGGTGAGCGCGGCGCAGGCGGCCGAGCTCCGCCGCTGGGCGGTCCGGCTGGAGCAGGTCTTCCACGAGCCCGGGGTCGAGGTGGTGAACGCGCTGCTGGCCGAGACCACCAGCAGGCCCTACATCTCCACGCACGACGGCCGGGCGCCGCACCTGCACTACGCCGCCGATCGGGCGCCGCTGGACGAGCGGGTCAAGGCGTACACCGCGGCGGGGCTGGCCGAGCTCTTCTGCGCGGACCCGGCCCGGATCGGCGTGTGTGCCAGGGCCGGTTGCGACCTCGTCTTCGTCGACACCTCGCGCAACGGCCGCAGGCGGTTCTGCTCGGACCGCTGTGCCAACCGGGTGAACGTAGCCAACCACCGGTCCAGGTCGGCGCGGTCGGCAACCTCGCCGCACACCCGCGAACGGTTCCGATTGGAATCCGATCGCACTGGGTAACTCTGGTCGGAGATCGCCGGCCCCGCCTACCCCCGCACGTCGGGCAGCCGCTCGGCGACCGACCGCGGAACGCCGATGGAAGGAACCGATACCGATGACCGACAGCCCCGGGCCCGCAGCAGCGGACCCGCGCCACGACGTGCTCGTGACCGGAAGCCTGCTGGTTGCCGGGGAGGCGGTCTCGGTGACGGTGCACCGGCCGGCGCCGATCCCGCCGCCGCGCGGCTCCGGGTACTGGTGCAGGCTCGCGGTCGACCGGGCGCGGGCGGCGCCGGCCCAGTCGATCGTGGTGGGCCGGGATTCGGCGGGGGCGCTGGCCTCCGCGCTGACGCTGATCGAGACCAGGTTCGGGGTGAGCCCGGCGGAGTTCCTCGCCGACGCCACCATCGGCGCCGCGCGCTGACCCGCCCCAGGATTGGTGGCATGCCCGCCGCCCGCCCGCCGACCTAGAGTGGCCGCCAGCGGCGAACTGCGCCGGTAGGGGCGGGCGCGGGAGGTCGGCATGGGGTCGTGGCCGGTCACCGTGCTGCTCCCGATCGTGCTCGCGCTGATCATGTTCGGGCTCGGGCTCGGGCTGACCGTCGCCGACTTCACCGGGGTCGCCCGGTACCCGAGGGCGGTGCTGGTCGCGCTCGGCTGCCA is a window encoding:
- a CDS encoding nitroreductase family deazaflavin-dependent oxidoreductase — its product is MAEDFNAKIIAEFRANAGKVGGPFAGAELLLLTTTGAKSGAQRVSPLAQARDGERFVIAASKAGADTNPDWYHNIRANPEVTVEFGTETFRAVATPIESGPERDRLYGKLIELMPGFAEYETKTDRVIPVVVLERV
- a CDS encoding CGNR zinc finger domain-containing protein is translated as MHFNPYGGAAAELAARLVNAAPDTDLAALLTAAGYLPVGPVSAAQAAELRRWAVRLEQVFHEPGVEVVNALLAETTSRPYISTHDGRAPHLHYAADRAPLDERVKAYTAAGLAELFCADPARIGVCARAGCDLVFVDTSRNGRRRFCSDRCANRVNVANHRSRSARSATSPHTRERFRLESDRTG